The following coding sequences lie in one Thalassoglobus polymorphus genomic window:
- a CDS encoding AAA family ATPase, translating to MSDAVEIDGIRLHLGHADSTPGEWIGQQEVLKQLLACWLVIDKADLPLAPRLVGAPGIGKTTLAIAATRQRNQELYIYQCTADTRPEDLLVTPVLAESGKIQYQASPLVTAMIRGGVCVLDEGNRMNEKSWASLAPLLDHRRYVESIVAGITIPAHPDFRCAVTMNDDESTYEIPDYILSRLQPTLSLGHPSREEELAILKYHLPFSNEEMLNLTVEFLQQSHGLKLDFSTRDGINVLRFALKQLASVPDHPLSKDEVWRNSLEKCLGEDAVDLQSLADRKQQSLGGNVLPMGLGDFFFDPNHPLHPDHDDEDDDEDDDF from the coding sequence ATGTCAGATGCCGTAGAAATCGATGGAATCCGTTTGCACCTCGGTCATGCCGATTCGACTCCGGGTGAATGGATTGGGCAACAAGAAGTTCTTAAGCAACTGCTTGCCTGTTGGCTGGTCATTGACAAAGCGGACCTTCCTCTCGCTCCTCGTCTCGTTGGTGCCCCTGGAATTGGCAAAACGACTCTAGCCATCGCGGCGACGCGGCAACGCAATCAAGAGTTGTACATCTACCAATGTACAGCTGATACTCGACCGGAAGACCTGCTCGTGACTCCGGTTCTCGCTGAAAGCGGGAAAATTCAGTATCAGGCATCTCCATTGGTGACAGCCATGATTCGCGGGGGCGTCTGTGTCCTCGATGAAGGGAACCGTATGAACGAAAAGTCGTGGGCGTCACTCGCTCCGCTGCTCGATCACCGACGGTATGTTGAATCCATTGTTGCGGGAATTACGATTCCGGCTCATCCGGACTTCCGTTGTGCAGTCACGATGAATGACGATGAATCGACGTACGAAATCCCGGATTATATTCTGAGTCGTCTACAGCCGACACTTTCTTTGGGCCATCCATCACGCGAAGAAGAACTGGCGATTCTGAAGTACCACTTGCCTTTTTCGAATGAAGAAATGCTCAACCTCACCGTCGAGTTCCTTCAACAGTCGCACGGATTGAAACTCGATTTCTCAACTCGAGATGGCATCAATGTGTTGCGGTTCGCCTTAAAGCAACTTGCTTCGGTGCCAGACCATCCGCTTTCCAAAGATGAGGTGTGGCGGAACTCTTTGGAGAAATGCCTGGGTGAAGATGCCGTCGATTTGCAATCGCTGGCGGATCGCAAACAACAGTCCCTCGGAGGCAACGTGCTCCCAATGGGGTTAGGTGACTTTTTCTTCGATCCAAATCATCCTCTGCATCCCGATCATGATGATGAAGACGATGATGAGGATGACGACTTCTAG
- a CDS encoding serine/threonine protein kinase: MPTTSSTFIRQLKKSRILTAQQFQAFTNTLHLTEEVSEVQLATSAVKQKLMTRFQAEEILNGRARTLSVGDYILFDILGYGGMGTVYIAKHRETKRLVAIKLLGEQTKHDAGIRARFQLEARAGMQFDHPKLVKTLELGTIQELYGESEYMVMELVQGVTLLEGINFSKGPLKWDAAADVICQAADGLAYLHELNMVHRDVKPDNILIEVNGNSKLLDFGLTLADQGAFEEEFSLAMIFGHDCLGTADYIPPEQSLDSLSVDNRADIYSLGCTLYTALTAKRPFPGLKRPETVKAHRSHPRPLVKDINSQAPEALSDIARRMMAINPGERPQTMQEVIDLLSPYRNQRNWAFEFNQVLSQRREMRKRYITESRTRSSQVKRPTTVNSRDETETPGKKNVTGDEDLCDLDS; this comes from the coding sequence ATGCCAACAACCAGTTCGACATTCATTCGACAACTGAAAAAAAGCCGAATTCTGACTGCTCAGCAGTTTCAAGCTTTTACGAACACGCTTCATCTCACTGAAGAAGTGAGCGAGGTGCAACTGGCGACCTCCGCGGTCAAGCAAAAGCTGATGACGCGGTTTCAGGCAGAAGAGATTCTCAACGGCCGCGCCCGGACTCTTTCCGTAGGCGACTATATTCTGTTCGACATCCTCGGCTATGGAGGGATGGGAACAGTTTATATTGCGAAGCACCGTGAAACAAAACGGCTGGTTGCGATCAAACTCTTGGGAGAACAAACCAAACACGACGCAGGAATTCGAGCAAGATTTCAACTCGAAGCCCGTGCTGGAATGCAGTTTGACCATCCGAAGCTTGTGAAAACACTGGAACTCGGAACGATCCAGGAACTGTACGGCGAGTCCGAATACATGGTCATGGAGTTGGTCCAGGGAGTCACGTTACTCGAAGGGATCAACTTCAGCAAAGGCCCATTGAAGTGGGACGCCGCAGCGGATGTCATTTGCCAGGCTGCCGATGGTTTGGCGTATCTGCATGAACTGAACATGGTGCACCGCGATGTGAAGCCAGATAACATTCTGATTGAAGTCAACGGAAACTCCAAACTGCTGGACTTTGGTTTGACGCTTGCCGATCAGGGAGCTTTTGAAGAAGAATTCTCTTTGGCGATGATCTTCGGGCATGACTGTTTAGGGACGGCAGATTACATCCCCCCCGAGCAATCTCTGGATTCACTCAGCGTTGACAATCGTGCTGACATCTATTCGCTCGGCTGTACGCTCTATACGGCACTGACTGCCAAGCGTCCTTTCCCCGGACTCAAACGTCCCGAGACAGTCAAAGCACATCGATCTCACCCACGCCCCTTGGTGAAGGATATCAACTCGCAGGCGCCGGAAGCTCTTTCCGATATCGCTCGGAGAATGATGGCTATCAATCCTGGTGAGCGTCCACAAACCATGCAAGAGGTGATTGACTTACTCAGCCCATATCGCAACCAGCGCAACTGGGCCTTCGAGTTCAATCAGGTTCTTTCTCAACGGCGTGAAATGCGGAAACGCTACATCACCGAATCCCGAACACGCTCCAGCCAGGTCAAACGCCCTACGACTGTCAACTCTCGTGACGAAACCGAAACACCCGGCAAGAAGAACGTGACAGGTGACGAAGACCTTTGTGATTTGGATTCTTAA
- a CDS encoding CTP synthase — protein sequence MAKHIFVTGGVVSSLGKGLTSASVGLLLERRGLKVRMQKLDPYINVDPGTMSPYQHGEVYVLDDGSETDLDLGHYERFTKSPLSNKSNYTTGRIYSSVIEKERKGDYLGATVQVVPHVTNEIKASILQLATDDVDVVITELGGTVGDIEGLPFLEAIRQIPLDIGKENCLFLHLTLVPYLKAAREAKTKPTQHSVGQLRQIGIQPDILVVRTERAMGRENAEKIALFCNVEKEAVIEEIDKEVSIYEVPVGLAENNLDELIIKKLGLPRGELDIADWKDLMHRVRNPSHEVSIAVVGKYIEHRDAYKSIYESLTHAGFSHSTRVLIKRVEAEECEEEDLDQLLGSVSGILIPGGFGYRGIEGKIKAVQYAREKKIPYFGICLGMQCAVIEYARNVLGLEAANSTEFAADTPDPVICLLEEQKTVSDKGGTMRLGAMPCLLAEGTKSHQAYGQTDISERHRHRFEFNPAYKEQLINAGMRPAGTSPNGNLVEIVEVPEHPWFVAVQYHPEFKSSPLEPHPLFRDFIGASLKKHQSK from the coding sequence ATGGCAAAGCATATCTTTGTCACTGGCGGAGTTGTGAGTTCGCTCGGAAAAGGGCTGACGTCCGCTTCTGTTGGATTGTTACTCGAACGGCGTGGACTCAAAGTCCGCATGCAGAAACTCGATCCGTACATCAACGTTGATCCGGGGACCATGAGCCCCTATCAGCATGGCGAAGTGTACGTTCTCGACGACGGCTCTGAGACCGACCTCGATCTGGGGCACTACGAGCGATTCACAAAGAGTCCGCTCTCGAACAAGTCAAACTACACGACTGGACGGATCTACAGTTCTGTCATCGAAAAAGAACGTAAAGGGGATTACCTGGGCGCAACCGTCCAAGTGGTTCCTCACGTTACGAACGAAATCAAGGCGAGCATTCTGCAACTCGCCACCGACGATGTCGATGTCGTCATCACCGAACTGGGTGGAACCGTTGGTGATATCGAAGGGCTTCCGTTCCTCGAAGCAATTCGACAGATTCCGCTCGACATTGGCAAAGAGAATTGCCTCTTCCTGCATCTGACGCTAGTTCCGTACCTGAAAGCGGCTCGCGAAGCCAAAACGAAACCGACGCAGCACAGCGTCGGTCAGCTTCGTCAAATCGGAATTCAGCCCGACATCCTTGTTGTGCGAACCGAACGGGCAATGGGACGTGAGAACGCCGAGAAGATCGCGTTATTTTGCAATGTCGAAAAAGAGGCGGTCATTGAAGAAATCGACAAGGAAGTTTCAATCTATGAAGTTCCAGTCGGGTTGGCAGAAAATAACTTGGATGAATTGATCATCAAAAAGCTGGGCCTTCCACGTGGCGAACTCGACATCGCTGACTGGAAGGATTTAATGCACCGCGTTCGTAATCCGTCGCACGAGGTGAGCATCGCAGTCGTTGGAAAATATATTGAACACCGGGATGCGTACAAGTCGATTTATGAGTCACTCACACATGCCGGTTTTTCGCATTCAACTCGAGTTCTAATTAAGCGAGTCGAAGCAGAAGAGTGTGAGGAAGAGGACCTCGACCAGCTCTTGGGGAGCGTCAGTGGAATTCTCATTCCGGGCGGGTTTGGCTACCGAGGAATTGAAGGAAAAATCAAAGCTGTCCAGTACGCTCGAGAGAAAAAGATCCCTTACTTCGGAATTTGTCTAGGGATGCAGTGTGCAGTCATTGAATACGCCCGCAATGTCCTGGGACTCGAAGCTGCCAACAGTACAGAATTCGCAGCGGACACGCCTGACCCGGTTATTTGCTTGCTTGAAGAGCAAAAAACAGTCTCCGACAAAGGTGGAACAATGCGTCTGGGAGCGATGCCATGTCTTCTTGCTGAGGGGACAAAATCGCATCAGGCCTATGGGCAAACTGATATTTCCGAACGCCACCGGCATCGTTTTGAGTTCAACCCTGCCTACAAAGAACAGCTTATTAATGCAGGAATGAGACCAGCCGGAACCAGCCCGAATGGGAATCTCGTCGAAATCGTCGAAGTCCCCGAACACCCTTGGTTTGTCGCAGTACAATACCATCCCGAATTCAAATCGAGCCCGCTCGAACCACACCCTCTCTTCCGCGACTTCATCGGCGCTTCGCTTAAGAAGCACCAGTCAAAGTAG
- the kdsB gene encoding 3-deoxy-manno-octulosonate cytidylyltransferase encodes MSTAIGIIPARMQSSRLPGKMLLKETGKPLIQYAWEAASASASLSEVIIATDSEEIATACKSFGARVSMTGDHPSGTDRIAEVVQNEKLQADLIINVQGDEPELDPGCIDRLVTAMQKSPNIEMGTLGTPITSQAMLIDQGCVKIVRAADGRALYFSRLPIPFYRDGDPDDLLFARPEDAHFTRSPWLLHLGIYAYRPEFLLALTQMPPSELEQLEKLEQLRALEAGASILVEVVHHRSVGIDTAADYAAFVERMQRKQDQ; translated from the coding sequence ATGTCGACTGCAATTGGAATCATCCCTGCTCGGATGCAGTCCTCTCGATTGCCTGGCAAAATGTTGCTGAAGGAGACAGGCAAACCACTGATTCAGTATGCCTGGGAAGCCGCAAGTGCTTCTGCCTCGCTCTCCGAAGTCATCATCGCGACCGATAGCGAAGAGATTGCGACTGCTTGCAAGAGTTTTGGGGCACGAGTCTCCATGACTGGGGACCACCCAAGCGGAACCGACCGAATTGCAGAGGTTGTGCAGAATGAGAAACTTCAGGCCGATTTGATTATCAATGTACAAGGGGATGAGCCTGAATTAGACCCGGGCTGCATTGATCGGTTGGTCACAGCCATGCAGAAATCTCCCAACATTGAGATGGGAACACTCGGAACGCCGATTACCTCTCAGGCAATGCTTATCGATCAGGGGTGCGTGAAAATCGTGCGGGCTGCCGATGGGAGAGCCCTCTATTTCAGCCGTTTGCCGATCCCGTTTTATCGCGATGGTGACCCGGATGACCTCCTCTTCGCGCGTCCCGAAGATGCTCATTTTACCCGAAGTCCATGGTTGCTGCATTTGGGAATTTATGCATATCGACCGGAATTTTTACTGGCCCTGACGCAAATGCCTCCGTCGGAATTAGAGCAACTTGAGAAACTTGAACAATTACGTGCGTTAGAAGCGGGAGCTTCTATTCTTGTCGAAGTTGTGCATCATCGATCCGTTGGAATCGACACGGCTGCCGACTATGCTGCGTTTGTGGAAAGAATGCAGAGGAAACAGGATCAATAA
- a CDS encoding class I SAM-dependent DNA methyltransferase: MNQRYRIQFPPEESHKLGQDEVYFSVVEDGQNKRLRFHDYDKIYLRPGLYEQIFYERLKCTSPERVGTILKSAMDEYGENFSELRVLDLGAGNGMMGEVLNEYGVARLIGADIIPEAKTAAYRDRPDVYDEYYVADFTNLNENQKTDLEDWSVNCLSAVAALGFGDIPCSAFIQALQFVQNDGWVAFNIKDTFLDASDTSGFSRCIRQLLWSKYLDLFHLEKYRHRLSMEGVPLYYFALVAKKTAQIPDDFLEIHGIENE, translated from the coding sequence ATGAACCAACGCTACCGAATTCAGTTTCCACCAGAGGAATCACACAAACTTGGACAGGACGAAGTCTACTTCTCTGTCGTTGAGGACGGTCAGAACAAACGCCTCAGATTTCACGATTACGATAAGATCTATTTGCGGCCGGGCTTGTATGAACAGATCTTTTACGAGCGCCTCAAGTGCACTTCTCCAGAGCGTGTGGGAACGATTCTGAAATCCGCGATGGATGAATACGGGGAAAACTTCTCAGAACTTCGCGTGTTGGACCTCGGTGCTGGTAACGGGATGATGGGGGAAGTCCTGAATGAATACGGAGTTGCCAGACTGATTGGCGCAGACATCATCCCCGAGGCAAAAACAGCTGCCTATCGCGACCGTCCCGATGTCTATGATGAATACTATGTCGCCGATTTTACCAATCTGAATGAAAATCAAAAAACGGATCTTGAAGACTGGTCAGTGAATTGCCTCTCTGCCGTTGCGGCACTTGGGTTCGGGGATATTCCTTGCTCGGCATTCATTCAGGCGTTGCAGTTCGTTCAGAATGATGGCTGGGTGGCATTTAACATCAAAGATACGTTTCTGGATGCATCAGACACATCCGGCTTTTCCCGATGCATTCGCCAACTCTTATGGTCCAAGTATCTGGACCTGTTCCATCTCGAAAAATACCGACATCGACTTTCGATGGAAGGTGTGCCACTGTATTACTTTGCATTAGTCGCGAAGAAAACAGCGCAAATCCCGGACGACTTCCTGGAGATTCACGGTATCGAGAATGAGTAA
- a CDS encoding CPBP family intramembrane glutamic endopeptidase translates to MSLQLTLISLCGLLIISLVVASGGLWIWGIIRYSSGEPILKDRFRSPYAKVSLFALLLTGAYLLMGLYSTLTPGEKLEYNPERIERLLHASIVEGVILTSILGLAIYVSAGRVTELYRLGFRFDNLPRQILDGWLGFVAAILPVFIAILITLPLRSLEQTHPFLRFLSDKESMSALLTVIYAAVIMAPLKEELMFRVILQTWLVKKIGVTWGIVVTAILFAAVHGIPDSLGLLPLALILGIVYHVRRSYLTVVIIHALFNGFNVGLVMLQKSAEQVLENPNILSP, encoded by the coding sequence ATGTCTTTGCAGCTTACCCTGATATCCCTGTGCGGATTGCTAATCATCTCGCTGGTTGTTGCGAGTGGAGGGCTCTGGATCTGGGGGATTATTCGATACAGTTCGGGAGAACCGATTCTCAAGGATCGCTTCCGTTCTCCGTATGCGAAAGTGTCGCTTTTTGCACTGCTGTTGACGGGTGCCTATCTTTTGATGGGACTCTACAGCACGTTGACCCCAGGAGAAAAACTGGAGTACAACCCGGAACGTATTGAGCGTTTGCTTCACGCCTCGATCGTCGAAGGTGTGATATTGACGTCGATTCTGGGCTTGGCGATTTATGTCAGTGCTGGTCGCGTGACGGAGCTTTATCGGCTCGGCTTCCGGTTCGATAATCTTCCCAGACAGATTCTGGATGGCTGGCTCGGTTTTGTGGCAGCCATTCTGCCTGTTTTTATTGCAATTCTCATCACACTCCCTCTTCGTTCACTTGAGCAGACACATCCTTTTTTGCGTTTTCTCAGTGACAAAGAGTCTATGAGTGCTCTTCTGACCGTCATTTATGCGGCTGTGATTATGGCCCCATTAAAAGAAGAGTTGATGTTCCGCGTCATCCTCCAAACCTGGTTGGTCAAAAAGATCGGTGTCACCTGGGGAATCGTCGTCACTGCGATCCTCTTTGCGGCTGTTCATGGAATTCCCGACTCTCTGGGACTGTTGCCTTTGGCTCTGATCTTGGGGATTGTGTATCACGTGCGTCGCAGCTACCTCACTGTCGTCATCATTCACGCCTTGTTTAATGGCTTCAACGTCGGACTTGTGATGCTGCAAAAATCAGCAGAGCAGGTTCTTGAAAATCCGAACATTCTGAGCCCTTGA
- a CDS encoding DOMON domain-containing protein: MSLLPSPFLFRYSIPVVEVKSLPRSKAPLLKLPKQAQIVFPAAMEESPEFAKLSLAWNKNGLAVSVTVSGKTDWPDCSPDSVQSSDGVQIWFDTRDTQNIHRASRYCHHFCLLPIGEGDDGMAPVIKQLPVPRASDDAPEVDDEILLIESEADETGYTVSAWFPCAALNGFDPEAYSRMGFYICVNDKELGKQHFTIGDEFPYQSDPTLWASLELVSK, encoded by the coding sequence ATGAGCTTGCTTCCTTCCCCGTTCCTGTTTCGATATTCCATCCCGGTCGTGGAGGTGAAGTCACTTCCGCGTTCGAAAGCTCCGTTATTGAAACTCCCGAAGCAGGCACAAATTGTTTTCCCGGCAGCGATGGAAGAATCGCCTGAGTTTGCGAAGCTTTCGCTCGCTTGGAACAAGAACGGCCTCGCAGTCTCCGTCACTGTTTCAGGGAAGACCGACTGGCCGGACTGTTCGCCCGACTCCGTTCAATCCTCGGACGGTGTACAGATTTGGTTCGACACGCGAGATACACAAAACATTCACCGTGCATCGCGATATTGTCATCACTTTTGTCTGCTTCCGATTGGTGAAGGCGATGACGGAATGGCTCCGGTGATAAAGCAATTGCCTGTCCCTCGTGCGAGTGATGACGCTCCCGAAGTTGATGATGAGATTCTCCTCATCGAGAGCGAAGCTGACGAGACTGGCTACACTGTCTCTGCCTGGTTCCCCTGCGCTGCCCTGAATGGTTTCGATCCGGAAGCCTATTCGCGAATGGGCTTTTACATTTGCGTCAACGACAAAGAACTCGGGAAGCAACATTTTACTATAGGTGATGAATTCCCTTACCAGAGTGATCCCACTTTATGGGCCAGTCTGGAGTTGGTCTCGAAATAA
- a CDS encoding 6-pyruvoyl trahydropterin synthase family protein, with amino-acid sequence MPVSRTFTVDVTKDHLVFSAAHFITIGEDLCERLHGHNWRVAARVEGTLDENQYVFDFIALRDTLQELVDQLDHRMLLPTEHPKIRLQESDREVEVTYEDRRWIFPKDECILLPIQQTTAELLAEWLGEQLLKGIVTENLTSLTIKVEENFGQWAGCTFHLKEE; translated from the coding sequence ATGCCTGTCTCGCGTACTTTTACAGTCGATGTCACCAAAGATCATTTGGTTTTTTCAGCCGCCCACTTCATCACGATCGGTGAAGACCTATGTGAACGCTTGCATGGTCACAACTGGCGAGTCGCAGCACGCGTCGAGGGAACGCTCGATGAGAACCAATACGTCTTCGACTTCATCGCATTGAGAGACACGCTGCAAGAACTTGTCGATCAACTCGACCATCGAATGTTGCTGCCGACCGAGCATCCGAAAATTCGACTTCAAGAGAGCGACCGAGAAGTCGAAGTGACGTACGAAGACCGCCGGTGGATTTTCCCGAAAGACGAATGCATCCTGTTGCCGATTCAGCAGACAACCGCGGAACTTCTGGCGGAGTGGTTAGGTGAGCAACTTCTAAAAGGGATCGTCACCGAGAACTTGACGAGCCTGACAATTAAGGTTGAAGAAAACTTCGGCCAATGGGCGGGTTGTACTTTTCATCTGAAGGAAGAATAA